The following are encoded in a window of Lactobacillus panisapium genomic DNA:
- a CDS encoding ABC transporter ATP-binding protein: MPEVLKIKNLHQTFERGTVNENRVLQGIDLSLDAGDFVTIIGSNGAGKSTLLNSIAGTIPIQEGQIILNGNDITKLPVTKRAKNISRVFQDPKMGTAVRLTVEENLALAMKRGQHRGFLPGVKKQDRKFFKEQLAQLNLNLENRLETEIGLLSGGQRQAITLLMATLQRPDLILLDEHTAALDPKTSITVMELTQKLISEQHLTAFMVTHNMEDAIHYGNRLIMLHQGRVAINLAGEEKQNLTVPKLMELFQKQVGSEVGDDAMLLA, from the coding sequence ATGCCAGAAGTACTAAAGATTAAAAACTTACACCAAACTTTTGAACGTGGGACTGTTAACGAAAACCGCGTACTACAAGGGATCGATCTCAGCTTAGATGCTGGTGATTTTGTAACGATTATTGGAAGTAACGGTGCCGGAAAATCCACCTTATTAAATAGTATTGCTGGTACGATCCCGATCCAAGAAGGACAAATTATTCTGAACGGTAATGACATTACCAAATTACCTGTAACCAAGCGGGCTAAAAATATTAGCCGGGTCTTTCAGGATCCTAAGATGGGAACGGCGGTCAGACTGACGGTTGAAGAAAACTTGGCCTTAGCAATGAAACGGGGCCAACATCGTGGTTTTTTACCAGGCGTTAAAAAGCAGGACCGCAAGTTTTTTAAAGAACAATTAGCCCAGCTGAATTTAAACTTGGAAAACCGGTTGGAAACTGAAATTGGTCTGCTTTCCGGTGGTCAAAGGCAAGCAATTACCTTGCTTATGGCAACCTTGCAGCGGCCTGACTTAATTTTATTAGATGAGCATACCGCGGCTCTTGATCCTAAAACTTCAATTACGGTGATGGAACTCACGCAAAAATTAATTAGTGAGCAGCACTTAACGGCATTCATGGTAACCCATAACATGGAGGACGCGATTCACTATGGTAATCGTCTCATCATGCTTCACCAAGGACGAGTCGCTATCAACTTGGCTGGTGAAGAAAAGCAAAACTTAACCGTACCAAAATTAATGGAACTGTTCCAAAAACAAGTTGGTAGTGAAGTTGGCGATGATGCGATGCTATTAGCCTAA
- a CDS encoding ABC transporter permease, whose protein sequence is MLNTFWELFLSATSQGLLWSLMAIGVYLTFRILDLADMTAEGSFPLGGAIATMCLVKGVNPILATLAAFGGGMIAGLVTGFLNTKLRIPSLLAGIITMTGLYSITSRVMQNAANVSLLGKETIFTIAQNWGLTRNNAVIVMGLIIALVVIGLLVVFFRTEIGLAMRATGDNPEMSAANGIKTQGMKILGYMISNACIALSGALLAQNNGFADLNSGVGTLVIGLASIIIAEVIVRNLPIWGRLLTLVLGAIIYRLILALVFQMNVEPSDAKLASALVLVVCLTLPNFHLPRNLKGGNKNARSTKD, encoded by the coding sequence ATGTTAAATACTTTTTGGGAATTATTTCTTTCTGCAACTTCACAAGGATTACTCTGGTCATTAATGGCTATTGGGGTTTACTTAACTTTTCGTATTTTAGATTTAGCTGATATGACTGCTGAAGGAAGCTTCCCCTTAGGTGGTGCAATTGCCACAATGTGCCTTGTTAAAGGAGTTAATCCGATTTTAGCAACACTGGCAGCTTTTGGAGGCGGCATGATTGCTGGCCTGGTAACAGGATTTTTAAATACTAAATTACGCATTCCATCATTACTGGCTGGAATTATCACAATGACTGGCCTATACTCCATTACTTCTCGGGTAATGCAAAATGCAGCTAATGTTTCACTATTAGGTAAAGAGACCATTTTCACTATTGCCCAAAACTGGGGCTTAACGAGGAATAATGCTGTTATCGTGATGGGGCTAATTATTGCTTTAGTCGTTATCGGCTTACTGGTAGTATTCTTCCGCACAGAAATCGGCTTAGCGATGCGTGCGACTGGCGATAATCCGGAAATGAGTGCTGCTAATGGAATTAAAACTCAAGGAATGAAAATTCTAGGCTACATGATTTCTAATGCTTGTATTGCCCTTTCAGGAGCACTGCTCGCCCAGAATAACGGCTTCGCAGATTTAAACTCCGGGGTCGGAACCCTAGTTATCGGTTTAGCCTCAATTATTATTGCTGAAGTCATTGTACGGAATTTACCAATCTGGGGTCGTTTGCTGACTTTAGTTCTCGGTGCAATTATTTACCGGTTGATTTTAGCACTAGTTTTCCAAATGAATGTCGAACCATCAGATGCTAAATTAGCTTCGGCTTTGGTCTTAGTTGTTTGTCTAACCCTGCCTAACTTTCACCTACCACGTAATCTAAAAGGAGGAAACAAGAATGCCAGAAGTACTAAAGATTAA
- a CDS encoding ABC transporter substrate-binding protein, with product MHIRKLITGLGLAGLLLLGGCSNNKKSDSGQTVKHVGVLQVVQHPSLDKAYEGFKKGLKEEGYVEGKNLKIDYQNAQNSQDNLKSMSEKLVNEKSDLILGIATPAAQSVANATQDIPTVVTAVTDLKAAKLVNSDAKPGRNVTGTTDMVSIDKQIKLLLSIVPKAKTIGVMYNAGEANSKIQADLAIKALKKAGVKVLVKTANTTNDVQQVTETLAGKVQGIYVPTDNTFASASSIIGKVVKEKKIPLVAGSTDQVKTGGLASIGIDYEKLGEQTGKMAAKILAGKAKPANMPVEKANELKLVVNHKMAKALGIDPKTIKAPK from the coding sequence ATGCATATTAGAAAATTAATTACGGGACTTGGTTTAGCAGGATTATTATTACTTGGCGGCTGTAGTAATAACAAAAAGAGTGATAGCGGCCAAACTGTCAAACATGTTGGTGTGCTGCAAGTTGTGCAGCATCCCTCCCTTGATAAAGCTTACGAAGGTTTTAAAAAAGGTTTAAAAGAAGAAGGTTATGTTGAGGGTAAAAACCTTAAAATTGATTACCAAAACGCGCAAAACAGTCAAGATAATTTAAAGAGTATGAGCGAAAAACTGGTTAACGAAAAATCAGATTTGATTCTGGGAATTGCCACACCGGCTGCCCAAAGCGTTGCTAATGCCACACAGGATATTCCAACCGTCGTAACTGCAGTAACCGACTTAAAAGCAGCTAAGCTCGTTAATTCAGACGCAAAACCCGGCAGAAATGTTACTGGAACCACTGATATGGTATCAATTGATAAACAAATTAAGCTGTTATTATCAATTGTGCCCAAGGCTAAAACAATCGGCGTCATGTATAATGCTGGCGAGGCCAATTCCAAAATCCAGGCAGATTTAGCGATTAAAGCACTCAAAAAAGCCGGTGTGAAAGTGTTAGTTAAGACGGCCAACACTACAAATGATGTTCAGCAGGTAACAGAAACTTTGGCGGGCAAGGTTCAGGGAATTTACGTTCCAACTGATAATACATTTGCCTCAGCTTCCTCGATTATTGGTAAAGTCGTTAAGGAAAAGAAGATTCCGCTAGTAGCAGGTTCAACTGATCAAGTAAAAACTGGTGGTTTAGCCTCAATCGGAATTGACTACGAAAAACTTGGTGAACAAACTGGTAAAATGGCCGCTAAAATTTTAGCAGGTAAAGCTAAGCCGGCAAACATGCCAGTTGAAAAAGCAAATGAATTAAAACTAGTTGTTAACCACAAGATGGCCAAGGCTTTAGGAATTGATCCTAAAACCATTAAGGCACCAAAATAA
- a CDS encoding ABC transporter substrate-binding protein, with translation MHLRKLMTGISLAGLLLLGGCSSKKADDNKAVKHVGVLQVVQHPSLDKAYKGFKKGLKEEGYVEGKNLKIDYQNAQNSQDNLKSMSDKLVKEKSDLILGIATPAAQSVANATQDIPVVVTAVTDLKAAKLVNSNAKPGRNVTGTTDMVSIKRQIDLLLSIVPKAKTIGIMYNAGEANSKIQADMATAVLKNAGVKVLIKTANTTNDVQQVTETLASKVQGIFVPTDNTFDSAASVVGKVVKEKKVPLVAGSTDQVKTGGLASIGIDYEALGEQTGKMAAKILAGKAKPADMPVEKAHDMRLVVNKKMAKALGIDPKSIKAPKN, from the coding sequence ATGCATTTACGTAAATTAATGACAGGAATCAGTCTGGCAGGATTACTTTTATTGGGAGGATGCAGCAGTAAAAAAGCTGACGATAACAAAGCTGTTAAACATGTTGGCGTGTTACAAGTAGTTCAGCACCCTTCGCTTGATAAAGCCTACAAGGGCTTTAAAAAGGGGCTGAAAGAGGAAGGTTATGTTGAGGGCAAGAACCTCAAAATTGATTACCAAAATGCTCAAAATAGTCAGGATAATTTAAAGAGCATGAGCGATAAGTTAGTTAAGGAAAAATCTGATTTGATTTTAGGAATCGCTACGCCCGCCGCACAAAGTGTGGCTAACGCTACGCAAGATATTCCGGTAGTTGTCACTGCTGTAACCGACCTAAAGGCAGCCAAATTGGTAAATTCCAATGCTAAGCCTGGTAGAAACGTTACCGGTACTACCGATATGGTTTCAATCAAACGCCAAATTGACCTACTGTTATCAATTGTGCCTAAAGCAAAAACAATCGGGATTATGTACAATGCCGGTGAAGCCAATTCTAAAATTCAGGCGGACATGGCAACTGCAGTTCTGAAAAACGCCGGAGTAAAGGTGCTGATTAAAACAGCTAATACAACTAATGATGTTCAACAAGTAACTGAAACCTTAGCCTCTAAAGTGCAAGGAATTTTCGTTCCAACCGATAACACCTTTGACTCGGCAGCCTCAGTTGTCGGCAAGGTGGTCAAAGAGAAAAAAGTACCACTAGTTGCGGGTTCAACTGATCAGGTTAAGACGGGTGGCCTAGCATCAATTGGCATTGATTATGAAGCCCTTGGCGAACAAACGGGTAAAATGGCTGCTAAGATTTTGGCTGGCAAAGCAAAACCCGCTGATATGCCGGTTGAAAAAGCCCACGATATGCGTTTAGTGGTTAATAAAAAAATGGCCAAGGCCCTGGGAATTGATCCTAAATCAATCAAGGCTCCCAAAAATTAA
- a CDS encoding sigma 54-interacting transcriptional regulator has protein sequence MSSAKQRVLNQIEKLSGNETINTSDLARHLQLSRSVVSHYLNQLVKEKKVKKIADRPVKWQKIAARETNSDFFGGIIGGHGSLEKTIQQLSAAAAYPPDGLNVLITGNSGVGKSYLASKLYTYAQKSGVIAQKAPYIVLNCANYANNPELISSMLFGYVRGAFTGADTEKDGLLKQADGGYLFLDEVHRLSNENQEKLFSFIDSHQFYKMGDNVHPIKAKVRIIMATTENPEQVLLPTFLRRIPVRVNLPDYIERPVDERLELINSLFHAEAQKIAKKIIVDKQVTSALVQLKHSGNIGYLKNVIEVSCAAAYQDSSSEEEIVLHLKDLQIDQLPHFKDYGAISVEPHGQHFLPSNYSMTRKLTNIISSLKELLTDYSTANLNKCRLQIQAINQFINKQSLNSGLHVQHEYLFQKIIEKQYGLAKTAYLEPIIYALYEHHFRLSYDLPRLGEVIAEHLPRSLHVAEKFYEELPVLNPKSKISLTYLFAILLSDHVDEKIQLRGLMVAHGENTATSIQAVINSLCGNYVFDAIDMPIDANIATIAGEANKLIASFNTTNGFILMVDMGSLSQLYSQISSQLDGDLLVVNNLTTLTALDLGLKMKQNLPFKQIAEKAEQDYQIGVKYYEGFSQSVNILVSCISGLGIAEKISDLLRKYLPVNIKVIPLGYNDLKEKIENQKWAYFKQTLFVLTTIDITEKVKFNHMNLYDILDSSGENKLKHWLSPYLNQQELDQFNNELLRFFSKEGISERLSFLNPDVVLGEVETINKKYEDFYNLKLDGKVKLNLYMHIALMIERLMVRNTGKIEVEPESAKEKAFFEITKSIFQPIELKYNIKISTYEISLLYELFKQFI, from the coding sequence ATGAGTAGCGCTAAACAACGAGTTTTAAATCAAATTGAAAAATTATCCGGTAACGAAACAATTAATACTAGCGATTTAGCGCGGCATTTGCAGTTGTCCAGATCAGTTGTTAGCCATTATCTTAATCAACTTGTGAAAGAGAAGAAAGTAAAGAAAATAGCCGATAGGCCAGTTAAGTGGCAAAAAATTGCTGCTAGGGAAACTAATTCTGATTTTTTTGGTGGAATTATTGGTGGTCACGGCTCACTTGAGAAAACAATCCAGCAATTATCAGCCGCTGCCGCCTATCCTCCTGATGGGTTGAACGTTTTAATCACTGGGAATTCTGGTGTTGGTAAAAGCTATTTAGCCAGCAAATTGTATACTTACGCTCAAAAAAGTGGCGTAATTGCACAAAAAGCTCCTTATATTGTCTTAAATTGTGCCAACTATGCCAATAATCCAGAGCTAATTTCTAGTATGCTATTTGGCTATGTTCGCGGCGCCTTTACCGGTGCGGATACCGAAAAAGATGGTCTGCTAAAACAGGCCGATGGTGGTTACTTATTTTTGGATGAAGTCCATCGATTAAGCAATGAAAATCAGGAAAAACTGTTTAGTTTTATTGATTCGCACCAATTTTATAAAATGGGTGACAACGTTCACCCGATAAAAGCAAAAGTGCGCATCATAATGGCGACTACGGAAAATCCTGAGCAAGTCTTATTGCCCACTTTTTTACGGCGAATTCCGGTTAGGGTCAATCTGCCAGATTATATTGAGCGGCCGGTGGATGAGCGGTTAGAATTGATTAACTCATTATTTCATGCCGAAGCTCAAAAAATTGCTAAAAAAATAATCGTTGATAAGCAAGTTACCTCTGCTCTGGTACAGCTCAAGCATTCGGGTAATATTGGCTATTTGAAAAATGTTATTGAAGTTTCTTGTGCCGCTGCTTACCAAGACAGCAGCAGCGAAGAGGAAATCGTCCTGCACTTAAAGGATTTGCAGATTGACCAGTTACCCCATTTTAAGGATTATGGCGCAATTAGTGTCGAGCCGCATGGTCAGCACTTTTTACCTTCCAACTACAGTATGACGCGCAAATTAACCAACATCATTTCTTCGTTAAAGGAATTGTTGACGGACTATTCGACAGCTAATTTAAATAAGTGTCGCCTGCAGATTCAAGCGATTAACCAATTTATCAATAAGCAGTCGCTAAATTCAGGCTTACATGTTCAACATGAATATTTATTTCAAAAAATAATTGAAAAGCAATACGGTTTAGCGAAAACAGCGTACTTAGAGCCAATCATTTATGCGCTATATGAGCATCATTTCCGCTTAAGTTATGATTTACCCCGTTTAGGTGAAGTGATTGCAGAGCATTTACCTCGCTCGCTCCATGTAGCTGAAAAATTTTATGAAGAGCTGCCAGTTTTAAATCCCAAAAGTAAAATCAGCCTAACTTATTTGTTTGCAATTTTACTTAGTGATCATGTTGATGAAAAAATTCAGTTGCGTGGACTGATGGTTGCTCACGGAGAAAATACGGCAACTAGTATTCAGGCAGTAATTAATTCGCTTTGCGGTAATTATGTGTTTGATGCAATTGATATGCCGATTGATGCTAATATTGCAACGATTGCCGGTGAGGCTAATAAGTTAATTGCCAGCTTTAACACTACTAACGGCTTTATTTTAATGGTGGATATGGGGTCATTGAGCCAGCTCTATTCTCAGATTAGTTCTCAACTAGATGGTGATTTATTGGTAGTCAATAATCTGACGACTTTAACGGCACTAGATTTAGGCTTAAAAATGAAACAGAATTTGCCGTTTAAGCAAATAGCCGAAAAGGCCGAGCAAGACTACCAGATTGGGGTTAAATACTATGAAGGGTTCTCGCAGTCGGTTAATATTTTGGTTTCCTGTATTTCGGGGTTAGGAATAGCTGAGAAAATCAGTGACCTTTTGCGAAAATATTTACCAGTCAATATCAAAGTAATTCCGCTGGGCTACAATGATTTAAAAGAAAAAATCGAAAATCAAAAGTGGGCGTACTTTAAGCAGACCCTATTTGTTTTAACAACGATTGACATTACTGAAAAAGTTAAATTTAACCATATGAACCTTTATGATATTTTGGATTCAAGTGGTGAAAATAAGTTGAAGCATTGGTTATCGCCATATTTAAATCAACAGGAACTTGACCAATTCAATAATGAGTTGTTGCGTTTCTTTTCTAAAGAAGGAATTTCAGAGCGGCTAAGCTTTTTAAATCCAGACGTGGTTTTGGGTGAAGTTGAGACGATTAATAAAAAGTATGAGGATTTTTATAATCTTAAGTTAGATGGCAAGGTCAAATTAAATCTTTATATGCATATTGCTTTGATGATTGAGCGGTTGATGGTTCGTAATACCGGTAAGATTGAAGTTGAACCGGAATCTGCAAAAGAGAAGGCCTTTTTTGAAATAACTAAAAGTATTTTTCAACCAATCGAATTAAAATATAATATTAAAATTTCTACCTATGAAATATCGCTATTGTATGAATTGTTTAAACAGTTCATCTAG
- a CDS encoding PTS sugar transporter subunit IIA gives MTEILIASHGHFASGLKSSIDILTGMGNQVKTIDAYVDQTDYTDQINDFIKTAKRPAVIFTDLKGGSVNQKVVLKAASEKDIYVITQTNLAIVMAVLLDSEKLTENHLEELIQQSQVELFKVDKENKDLEEQKSAFFD, from the coding sequence ATGACGGAGATATTGATTGCAAGCCATGGACATTTTGCAAGTGGGCTAAAAAGCTCAATTGATATTCTGACTGGCATGGGAAATCAGGTTAAGACGATTGATGCTTACGTTGATCAAACTGATTATACCGACCAGATCAATGATTTTATTAAAACCGCTAAGCGACCTGCGGTAATTTTTACCGATTTAAAAGGTGGAAGTGTAAACCAGAAGGTAGTTTTAAAAGCCGCCAGCGAAAAAGATATTTATGTTATTACTCAAACAAATTTGGCGATTGTGATGGCGGTCTTACTTGATAGTGAAAAACTAACAGAAAATCATTTGGAAGAATTGATTCAGCAAAGCCAGGTTGAACTATTTAAAGTTGATAAAGAAAACAAGGATTTGGAAGAACAGAAATCTGCTTTTTTTGATTAA
- a CDS encoding PTS sugar transporter subunit IIB, with translation MIAALRVDERLIHGQISMSWSKALKIKGIVVANDKAAADDMQKMMLKMAAPSELKTIVLSVDNAIELLNDERSKQMRLLVITTTVKDALTIADGVNEKPEQVNIGNAGKMGAKGDEITLTKEVRLSPDEIDYLRKLVEEYPDTYFQGTPNMEKHSGKEVLQKIDK, from the coding sequence ATGATTGCAGCTCTCAGAGTAGATGAAAGATTAATACATGGTCAAATTTCAATGAGTTGGAGTAAGGCCCTAAAGATTAAAGGCATTGTTGTTGCCAATGATAAGGCGGCAGCAGATGACATGCAAAAAATGATGCTTAAAATGGCAGCCCCGTCAGAATTAAAGACAATTGTCCTATCAGTTGATAATGCAATTGAATTATTAAATGATGAACGCTCTAAACAAATGCGTCTGTTAGTCATTACAACAACCGTTAAGGATGCTTTGACAATTGCCGATGGCGTTAATGAAAAACCTGAGCAGGTCAATATCGGCAACGCCGGCAAAATGGGGGCAAAGGGTGACGAAATAACTTTAACAAAGGAAGTTCGCTTGTCACCAGATGAGATTGACTACCTAAGAAAATTGGTAGAGGAATATCCAGATACTTATTTCCAAGGCACTCCAAATATGGAAAAGCATTCGGGTAAAGAAGTTTTGCAGAAAATTGATAAGTAG
- a CDS encoding PTS sugar transporter subunit IIC: MFYDALMTAIAVFVGTAGHEFFGNAMLSRPIVVAPLLGFLLGDIHTGLLVGASVETIFMGVVNIGISSTAEPALAAALATVFTIQSGNMGANITLAFPLAVLGLQFLNMILSFVIGPFAPLFAKFARKGEDKKMVGLHFGLWFLHYGLYSLIPFFAVLFGSKAVQIALQAIPKSIMNGLTVAGNLLPAVGMAMLLLLLWDNKLAQYYFLGVVLMAYLKLPLMAIAVIAAIVAVAIAERDMSEIKLAKNRPAASANNQADQSAKKTFSQEEEDFFA; this comes from the coding sequence ATGTTTTATGATGCTTTAATGACTGCAATAGCGGTTTTTGTAGGCACGGCTGGCCATGAATTTTTTGGTAATGCCATGCTTAGCAGGCCAATTGTTGTTGCACCCTTATTGGGCTTTTTACTGGGAGATATTCACACAGGCTTACTTGTCGGTGCGTCAGTAGAAACAATCTTTATGGGGGTTGTCAATATTGGTATTTCTAGTACGGCCGAGCCAGCATTAGCTGCGGCTTTGGCAACTGTGTTCACTATTCAGTCCGGTAATATGGGAGCCAATATTACTTTGGCCTTCCCACTGGCTGTTCTTGGTCTACAATTCTTGAATATGATTTTATCCTTTGTAATTGGGCCATTCGCTCCTCTTTTTGCTAAATTTGCTAGAAAAGGGGAAGACAAGAAAATGGTTGGCTTGCACTTTGGCTTATGGTTTTTACACTATGGCCTATATTCATTAATTCCATTTTTTGCAGTTTTATTTGGATCAAAGGCTGTTCAAATTGCATTGCAAGCTATCCCTAAGTCGATTATGAACGGTTTAACGGTTGCAGGTAATTTACTTCCAGCAGTCGGGATGGCAATGTTGCTTCTGTTATTATGGGATAACAAATTGGCCCAATATTACTTCTTGGGTGTTGTTCTTATGGCTTACCTAAAATTGCCTTTAATGGCAATAGCAGTTATTGCAGCAATTGTCGCCGTAGCAATTGCTGAACGTGACATGAGTGAAATTAAACTTGCTAAAAACAGACCCGCTGCTTCGGCTAATAATCAAGCTGATCAGTCGGCCAAAAAGACGTTTAGTCAGGAAGAGGAGGACTTCTTCGCATGA
- a CDS encoding PTS system mannose/fructose/sorbose family transporter subunit IID produces the protein MKLTQDLSKDEKKMIRSMFWRSSTMYISVNPVLMGGGGFCFSLMPFINKFYKHDEAGRRKALERETAYFSTTVPMSTFVMGIAASMEKENSKEPNFNADSINAVKTSLMGPLAGIGDSLFWGVWRAVCAALAINFAQNGNFLAPIIFLVMFNIPNYIIRYYGGFLGYSLGSSYVKKLYENGLMNVLTKAASILGLVMVGAMTVQMVIFKTTIKWTMGGKTIMDVQSVIDQIFKGLLPVAITLICYKLLKDKKIGVISLIFAIVVLSVIASLIGIV, from the coding sequence ATGAAATTGACACAAGATTTATCTAAAGATGAAAAGAAAATGATTCGGAGCATGTTTTGGCGCTCCTCAACAATGTATATTTCCGTTAACCCCGTTTTAATGGGCGGTGGCGGTTTCTGCTTCTCGTTAATGCCATTTATTAACAAATTTTACAAGCATGATGAAGCGGGAAGACGTAAGGCCTTAGAACGGGAAACGGCATACTTTAGTACAACTGTTCCAATGTCAACATTTGTCATGGGGATTGCGGCCTCAATGGAAAAAGAAAATAGTAAAGAGCCCAACTTTAATGCTGATTCTATTAATGCGGTTAAAACTAGTTTAATGGGACCATTAGCGGGTATCGGCGATTCCTTATTCTGGGGAGTCTGGCGGGCAGTTTGTGCCGCTTTAGCTATTAATTTTGCTCAAAATGGTAATTTCCTTGCACCGATTATCTTTTTGGTAATGTTTAACATTCCTAACTATATTATTCGTTATTACGGCGGCTTTTTAGGCTATTCATTAGGTTCTAGTTACGTTAAAAAGCTGTACGAAAATGGCTTGATGAATGTATTAACCAAGGCGGCTAGTATTTTAGGCCTAGTGATGGTCGGTGCCATGACTGTCCAGATGGTAATTTTTAAGACAACAATTAAATGGACGATGGGCGGAAAAACGATAATGGATGTTCAGTCCGTGATTGATCAGATCTTTAAGGGCCTGTTACCAGTAGCCATCACTTTAATCTGCTATAAGCTGTTAAAGGACAAAAAGATTGGTGTTATCAGTTTAATCTTTGCAATTGTTGTTTTATCAGTTATCGCTTCATTAATTGGAATAGTCTAA
- a CDS encoding glycoside hydrolase family 172 protein, whose translation MFNNLTEFSSFETRAITPENPTGEKGKAAMTASNLGKSRKGRASITLPQNEEVTIAEIKGAGVIKHLWFTIRDHTEMGSFIMRNTILRIYWDNETVPAVNCPLGDFFCNGFGERYNVNSCPIVVAPSGGMNSYFEMPFKKAAKITITNLFKQDIRSFFYTINYELHEETDVKNKLYFHAYWNRERETKIKQDYSLLPQINDYGYYIGTFIALTALERYWWGEGEFKFYLDNDQEFPTVTSTGMEDYFGGAWAFHQNNQDGTTSMATFCTPYLGFPYHSNIDHSREHFSTGKPNSPHAFGNDGLPQNALYRWHLVDPIEFKQNIHVTLQQIGNDDIGLFERSDDLSSVAYWYGSKAAGIKTDLPTLTSLRPR comes from the coding sequence ATGTTCAACAATTTAACAGAATTTTCTTCATTTGAAACTAGGGCAATTACGCCAGAAAACCCGACAGGTGAAAAAGGAAAAGCGGCTATGACGGCTAGTAATCTAGGAAAATCACGTAAGGGCAGGGCAAGCATTACGTTACCGCAAAATGAGGAGGTCACAATTGCTGAGATAAAGGGTGCCGGAGTTATTAAGCACCTTTGGTTTACAATTCGTGATCATACAGAAATGGGCAGTTTCATTATGCGTAATACAATTTTGCGAATTTACTGGGATAATGAAACAGTTCCAGCAGTTAATTGTCCTTTAGGTGATTTCTTCTGCAATGGTTTTGGTGAGCGCTACAATGTAAATTCTTGTCCAATTGTGGTGGCCCCTTCGGGAGGGATGAACTCCTATTTTGAAATGCCTTTTAAAAAGGCTGCCAAAATCACGATTACTAACTTGTTTAAACAAGATATCCGTTCTTTTTTCTATACAATTAATTATGAACTGCATGAAGAAACTGATGTAAAGAATAAATTGTATTTTCATGCATATTGGAATAGAGAACGAGAAACAAAAATTAAACAAGATTACAGTTTATTGCCACAGATTAATGACTATGGTTATTATATCGGTACTTTTATTGCCTTAACGGCTTTAGAGCGCTATTGGTGGGGTGAAGGTGAATTTAAATTTTATCTTGATAATGATCAGGAATTTCCAACTGTGACTTCTACCGGAATGGAAGATTATTTTGGTGGTGCTTGGGCATTTCACCAGAATAATCAAGATGGCACAACATCAATGGCCACATTTTGTACACCTTACCTTGGTTTTCCTTATCATAGCAATATTGATCATTCCCGAGAGCATTTTAGTACCGGAAAACCTAATTCGCCACATGCCTTTGGTAATGATGGATTACCCCAGAATGCTTTGTATCGTTGGCATTTAGTTGATCCAATTGAATTTAAGCAGAATATTCATGTTACTCTGCAGCAAATTGGCAATGATGATATCGGCTTATTCGAACGAAGTGATGACTTATCTTCGGTTGCCTATTGGTATGGTAGTAAAGCAGCCGGAATCAAAACGGACTTACCAACATTAACAAGTCTGCGGCCACGTTAA